One region of Arvicola amphibius chromosome 3, mArvAmp1.2, whole genome shotgun sequence genomic DNA includes:
- the Mpzl3 gene encoding myelin protein zero-like protein 3 isoform X1, with amino-acid sequence MQLPRGAAGGCGCALFPLLSILFVQGVPPTLSLEISADAHVRGYVGEKIKLKCTFKSSSDVTDKLTIDWTYRPPSSSRTESIFHYQSFQYPTTAGTFRDRISWVGNVYKGDASISISNPTLKDNGTFSCAVKNPPDVYHNIPLTELTVTERGFGTMLSSVALLSILVFIPSAVVVVLLLVRMGRKATGKKRSRSGYKKSSIEVSDDTDQEDNNDCMARLCVRCAECLDSDYEEAY; translated from the exons ATGCAGCTGCcaagaggagcagcaggaggctgTGGCTGCGCTCTCTTTCCACTGCTGAGCATTCTATTTGTCCAGG GTGtgcctcccaccctctctctggaGATCAGTGCAGATGCCCATGTCCGGGGATATGTTGGAGAGAAGATCAAGTTGAAGTGCACCTTCAAGTCGTCTTCGGATGTCACCGACAAGCTGACCATAGACTGGACATACCGGCCCCCCAGCAGCAGTCGCACGGAATCT ATTTTTCATTACCAGTCTTTCCAGTATCCAACGACAGCGGGCACGTTCCGAGACCGGATTTCCTGGGTTGGAAATGTGTACAAAGGGGATGCGTCCATCAGCATCAGCAACCCCACTCTGAAGGACAATGGGACGTTTAGCTGTGCCGTGAAGAATCCTCCAGACGTGTACCACAATATCCCCCTGACAGAGCTCACGGTCACAGAGAGGG GTTTCGGCACCATGCTGTCCTCGGTGGCCCTTCTCTCCATCCTCGTCTTCATCCCCTCAGCAGTAGTGGTTGTTCTGCTGCTggtgaggatggggaggaaggcaaCGGGAAAGAAGAGGAGCAGGTCTGGCTATAAGAAGTCTTCCATTGAAGTCTCCGATGA CACTGACCAGGAGGACAACAATGACTGCATGGCGAGGCTTTGTGTCCGCTGTGCAGAGTGTCTG
- the Mpzl3 gene encoding myelin protein zero-like protein 3 isoform X2 has protein sequence MPRPDETTASSGFADAHCSCVPPTLSLEISADAHVRGYVGEKIKLKCTFKSSSDVTDKLTIDWTYRPPSSSRTESIFHYQSFQYPTTAGTFRDRISWVGNVYKGDASISISNPTLKDNGTFSCAVKNPPDVYHNIPLTELTVTERGFGTMLSSVALLSILVFIPSAVVVVLLLVRMGRKATGKKRSRSGYKKSSIEVSDDTDQEDNNDCMARLCVRCAECLDSDYEEAY, from the exons ATGCCGCGACCCGATGAAACCACAGCGAGCTCGGGCTTTGCGGACGCTCACTGTTCCT GTGtgcctcccaccctctctctggaGATCAGTGCAGATGCCCATGTCCGGGGATATGTTGGAGAGAAGATCAAGTTGAAGTGCACCTTCAAGTCGTCTTCGGATGTCACCGACAAGCTGACCATAGACTGGACATACCGGCCCCCCAGCAGCAGTCGCACGGAATCT ATTTTTCATTACCAGTCTTTCCAGTATCCAACGACAGCGGGCACGTTCCGAGACCGGATTTCCTGGGTTGGAAATGTGTACAAAGGGGATGCGTCCATCAGCATCAGCAACCCCACTCTGAAGGACAATGGGACGTTTAGCTGTGCCGTGAAGAATCCTCCAGACGTGTACCACAATATCCCCCTGACAGAGCTCACGGTCACAGAGAGGG GTTTCGGCACCATGCTGTCCTCGGTGGCCCTTCTCTCCATCCTCGTCTTCATCCCCTCAGCAGTAGTGGTTGTTCTGCTGCTggtgaggatggggaggaaggcaaCGGGAAAGAAGAGGAGCAGGTCTGGCTATAAGAAGTCTTCCATTGAAGTCTCCGATGA CACTGACCAGGAGGACAACAATGACTGCATGGCGAGGCTTTGTGTCCGCTGTGCAGAGTGTCTG
- the Mpzl3 gene encoding myelin protein zero-like protein 3 isoform X3 — protein MDYSVRPSYFDRHKNDCVPPTLSLEISADAHVRGYVGEKIKLKCTFKSSSDVTDKLTIDWTYRPPSSSRTESIFHYQSFQYPTTAGTFRDRISWVGNVYKGDASISISNPTLKDNGTFSCAVKNPPDVYHNIPLTELTVTERGFGTMLSSVALLSILVFIPSAVVVVLLLVRMGRKATGKKRSRSGYKKSSIEVSDDTDQEDNNDCMARLCVRCAECLDSDYEEAY, from the exons ATGGACTATTCTGTTCGCCCCAGTTATTTTGATAGACACAAGAACGATT GTGtgcctcccaccctctctctggaGATCAGTGCAGATGCCCATGTCCGGGGATATGTTGGAGAGAAGATCAAGTTGAAGTGCACCTTCAAGTCGTCTTCGGATGTCACCGACAAGCTGACCATAGACTGGACATACCGGCCCCCCAGCAGCAGTCGCACGGAATCT ATTTTTCATTACCAGTCTTTCCAGTATCCAACGACAGCGGGCACGTTCCGAGACCGGATTTCCTGGGTTGGAAATGTGTACAAAGGGGATGCGTCCATCAGCATCAGCAACCCCACTCTGAAGGACAATGGGACGTTTAGCTGTGCCGTGAAGAATCCTCCAGACGTGTACCACAATATCCCCCTGACAGAGCTCACGGTCACAGAGAGGG GTTTCGGCACCATGCTGTCCTCGGTGGCCCTTCTCTCCATCCTCGTCTTCATCCCCTCAGCAGTAGTGGTTGTTCTGCTGCTggtgaggatggggaggaaggcaaCGGGAAAGAAGAGGAGCAGGTCTGGCTATAAGAAGTCTTCCATTGAAGTCTCCGATGA CACTGACCAGGAGGACAACAATGACTGCATGGCGAGGCTTTGTGTCCGCTGTGCAGAGTGTCTG